The proteins below come from a single Vidua chalybeata isolate OUT-0048 chromosome 1, bVidCha1 merged haplotype, whole genome shotgun sequence genomic window:
- the HNRNPA2B1 gene encoding heterogeneous nuclear ribonucleoproteins A2/B1 isoform X2 has protein sequence MSLRRGRFWKWRLGAGAQPGEAAEAAVTAHGGQRVLEPLAMAVSCAAAEVSDERGESELSGLGGRLGLARRGAAEAALRREKEQFRKLFIGGLSFETTEESLRSYYEQWGKLTDCVVMRDPASKRSRGFGFVTFSSMAEVDAAMAARPHTIDGRVVEPKRAVAREESGKPGAHVTVKKLFVGGIKEDTEEHHLRDYFEEYGKIDTIEIITDRQSGKKRGFGFVTFDDHDPVDKIVLQKYHTINGHNAEVRKALSRQEMQEVQNSRSGRGGNFGFGDARGGGGNFGPGPGSNFRGGADGYGSGRGFGDGYNGYGGGPGGGNFGGSPGYGGGRGGYGGGGPGYGNQGGGYGGGYDNYGGGNYGSGNYNDFGNYNQQPSNYGPMKSGNFGGSRNMGGPYGGGNYGPGGSGGSGGYGGRSRY, from the exons ATGTCTTTGCGCAGAGGAAGGTTCTGGAAGTGGCGACTGGGGGCTGGCGCGCAGCCGGGCGAGGCGGCGGAAGCCGCGGTTACCGCGCATGGCGGACAGCGCGTTCTTGAGCCCTTGGCCATGGCTGTTAGCTGCGCTGCTGCTGAGGTGTCGGATGAGCGGGGGGAGTCAGAGCTCAGCGGGCTGGGGGGCCGTCTTGGCCTCGCGAGGCGCGGAGCGGCCGAGGCGGCGCTGCGG agggaaaaggagcagtTCCGCAAACTGTTTATTGGCGGCTTAAGCTTTGAAACCACAGAAGAAAGCTTGAGGAGTTACTATGAGCAATGGGGAAAGCTTACAGACTGTGTG GTAATGAGGGATCCTGCAAGCAAAAGATCAagggggtttggttttgtaaCATTCTCTTCCATGGCTGAAGTTGATGCAGCTATGGCTGCAAGACCTCACACGATTGATGGAAGGGTGGTTGAGCCTAAGAGAGCTGTGGCTAGAGAG GAATCTGGAAAACCTGGTGCTCATGTTACTGTGAAAAAACTATTTGTTGGTGGTATTAAAGAGGACACTGAAGAGCACCACCTTCGTGACTACTTTGAGGAGTATGGAAAAATCGACACTATTGAAATTATTACTGACAGACAGTCTGGTAAAAAGAGAGGGTTTGGATTTGTTACATTTGATGACCATGATCCTGTGGATAAAATTGTAT TGCAGAAGTACCATACCATCAATGGACATAACGCAGAAGTAAGGAAAGCTCTCTCTAGACAGGAAATGCAGGAGGTTCAAAATTCTAGGAGTGGGAGAGGAG GGAACTTTGGCTTTGGTGATGCTCGTGGAGGTGGTGGCAACTTCGGTCCAGGACCTGGCAGCAATTTCAGAGGGGGAGCCG ATGGATATGGAAGCGGCCGTGGATTTGGTGATGGATATAATGGATATGGCGGAGGACCTGGAG GTGGCAACTTTGGTGGCAGTCCTGGTtatggaggaggaagaggaggctaTGGTGGAGGAGGACCTGGTTATGGCAACCAGGGTGGGGGCTATGGAGGTGGTTATGACAACTATGGAGGAG GCAATTATGGAAGCGGAAACTACAATGATTTTGGCAACTACAACCAACAACCTTCAAATTACGGTCCGATGAAGAGTGGAAATTTTGGTGGCAGCAGGAACATGGGGGGACCATATGGTGGAG GAAACTATGGTCCCGGGGGCAGTGGAGGAAGTGGTGGCTATGGAGGGAGGAGCCGTTACTGA
- the HNRNPA2B1 gene encoding heterogeneous nuclear ribonucleoproteins A2/B1 isoform X3, with product MPRGDRESDWREKEQFRKLFIGGLSFETTEESLRSYYEQWGKLTDCVVMRDPASKRSRGFGFVTFSSMAEVDAAMAARPHTIDGRVVEPKRAVAREESGKPGAHVTVKKLFVGGIKEDTEEHHLRDYFEEYGKIDTIEIITDRQSGKKRGFGFVTFDDHDPVDKIVLQKYHTINGHNAEVRKALSRQEMQEVQNSRSGRGGNFGFGDARGGGGNFGPGPGSNFRGGAGKTDGYGSGRGFGDGYNGYGGGPGGGNFGGSPGYGGGRGGYGGGGPGYGNQGGGYGGGYDNYGGGNYGSGNYNDFGNYNQQPSNYGPMKSGNFGGSRNMGGPYGGGNYGPGGSGGSGGYGGRSRY from the exons ATGCCTCGCGGCGACAGGGAAAGCGACTGG agggaaaaggagcagtTCCGCAAACTGTTTATTGGCGGCTTAAGCTTTGAAACCACAGAAGAAAGCTTGAGGAGTTACTATGAGCAATGGGGAAAGCTTACAGACTGTGTG GTAATGAGGGATCCTGCAAGCAAAAGATCAagggggtttggttttgtaaCATTCTCTTCCATGGCTGAAGTTGATGCAGCTATGGCTGCAAGACCTCACACGATTGATGGAAGGGTGGTTGAGCCTAAGAGAGCTGTGGCTAGAGAG GAATCTGGAAAACCTGGTGCTCATGTTACTGTGAAAAAACTATTTGTTGGTGGTATTAAAGAGGACACTGAAGAGCACCACCTTCGTGACTACTTTGAGGAGTATGGAAAAATCGACACTATTGAAATTATTACTGACAGACAGTCTGGTAAAAAGAGAGGGTTTGGATTTGTTACATTTGATGACCATGATCCTGTGGATAAAATTGTAT TGCAGAAGTACCATACCATCAATGGACATAACGCAGAAGTAAGGAAAGCTCTCTCTAGACAGGAAATGCAGGAGGTTCAAAATTCTAGGAGTGGGAGAGGAG GGAACTTTGGCTTTGGTGATGCTCGTGGAGGTGGTGGCAACTTCGGTCCAGGACCTGGCAGCAATTTCAGAGGGGGAGCCGGTAAGACAG ATGGATATGGAAGCGGCCGTGGATTTGGTGATGGATATAATGGATATGGCGGAGGACCTGGAG GTGGCAACTTTGGTGGCAGTCCTGGTtatggaggaggaagaggaggctaTGGTGGAGGAGGACCTGGTTATGGCAACCAGGGTGGGGGCTATGGAGGTGGTTATGACAACTATGGAGGAG GCAATTATGGAAGCGGAAACTACAATGATTTTGGCAACTACAACCAACAACCTTCAAATTACGGTCCGATGAAGAGTGGAAATTTTGGTGGCAGCAGGAACATGGGGGGACCATATGGTGGAG GAAACTATGGTCCCGGGGGCAGTGGAGGAAGTGGTGGCTATGGAGGGAGGAGCCGTTACTGA
- the HNRNPA2B1 gene encoding heterogeneous nuclear ribonucleoproteins A2/B1 isoform X4 translates to MPRGDRESDWREKEQFRKLFIGGLSFETTEESLRSYYEQWGKLTDCVVMRDPASKRSRGFGFVTFSSMAEVDAAMAARPHTIDGRVVEPKRAVAREESGKPGAHVTVKKLFVGGIKEDTEEHHLRDYFEEYGKIDTIEIITDRQSGKKRGFGFVTFDDHDPVDKIVLQKYHTINGHNAEVRKALSRQEMQEVQNSRSGRGGNFGFGDARGGGGNFGPGPGSNFRGGADGYGSGRGFGDGYNGYGGGPGGGNFGGSPGYGGGRGGYGGGGPGYGNQGGGYGGGYDNYGGGNYGSGNYNDFGNYNQQPSNYGPMKSGNFGGSRNMGGPYGGGNYGPGGSGGSGGYGGRSRY, encoded by the exons ATGCCTCGCGGCGACAGGGAAAGCGACTGG agggaaaaggagcagtTCCGCAAACTGTTTATTGGCGGCTTAAGCTTTGAAACCACAGAAGAAAGCTTGAGGAGTTACTATGAGCAATGGGGAAAGCTTACAGACTGTGTG GTAATGAGGGATCCTGCAAGCAAAAGATCAagggggtttggttttgtaaCATTCTCTTCCATGGCTGAAGTTGATGCAGCTATGGCTGCAAGACCTCACACGATTGATGGAAGGGTGGTTGAGCCTAAGAGAGCTGTGGCTAGAGAG GAATCTGGAAAACCTGGTGCTCATGTTACTGTGAAAAAACTATTTGTTGGTGGTATTAAAGAGGACACTGAAGAGCACCACCTTCGTGACTACTTTGAGGAGTATGGAAAAATCGACACTATTGAAATTATTACTGACAGACAGTCTGGTAAAAAGAGAGGGTTTGGATTTGTTACATTTGATGACCATGATCCTGTGGATAAAATTGTAT TGCAGAAGTACCATACCATCAATGGACATAACGCAGAAGTAAGGAAAGCTCTCTCTAGACAGGAAATGCAGGAGGTTCAAAATTCTAGGAGTGGGAGAGGAG GGAACTTTGGCTTTGGTGATGCTCGTGGAGGTGGTGGCAACTTCGGTCCAGGACCTGGCAGCAATTTCAGAGGGGGAGCCG ATGGATATGGAAGCGGCCGTGGATTTGGTGATGGATATAATGGATATGGCGGAGGACCTGGAG GTGGCAACTTTGGTGGCAGTCCTGGTtatggaggaggaagaggaggctaTGGTGGAGGAGGACCTGGTTATGGCAACCAGGGTGGGGGCTATGGAGGTGGTTATGACAACTATGGAGGAG GCAATTATGGAAGCGGAAACTACAATGATTTTGGCAACTACAACCAACAACCTTCAAATTACGGTCCGATGAAGAGTGGAAATTTTGGTGGCAGCAGGAACATGGGGGGACCATATGGTGGAG GAAACTATGGTCCCGGGGGCAGTGGAGGAAGTGGTGGCTATGGAGGGAGGAGCCGTTACTGA
- the HNRNPA2B1 gene encoding heterogeneous nuclear ribonucleoproteins A2/B1 isoform X5: protein MKNMREKEQFRKLFIGGLSFETTEESLRSYYEQWGKLTDCVVMRDPASKRSRGFGFVTFSSMAEVDAAMAARPHTIDGRVVEPKRAVAREESGKPGAHVTVKKLFVGGIKEDTEEHHLRDYFEEYGKIDTIEIITDRQSGKKRGFGFVTFDDHDPVDKIVLQKYHTINGHNAEVRKALSRQEMQEVQNSRSGRGGNFGFGDARGGGGNFGPGPGSNFRGGAGKTDGYGSGRGFGDGYNGYGGGPGGGNFGGSPGYGGGRGGYGGGGPGYGNQGGGYGGGYDNYGGGNYGSGNYNDFGNYNQQPSNYGPMKSGNFGGSRNMGGPYGGGNYGPGGSGGSGGYGGRSRY, encoded by the exons ATGAAGAACATG agggaaaaggagcagtTCCGCAAACTGTTTATTGGCGGCTTAAGCTTTGAAACCACAGAAGAAAGCTTGAGGAGTTACTATGAGCAATGGGGAAAGCTTACAGACTGTGTG GTAATGAGGGATCCTGCAAGCAAAAGATCAagggggtttggttttgtaaCATTCTCTTCCATGGCTGAAGTTGATGCAGCTATGGCTGCAAGACCTCACACGATTGATGGAAGGGTGGTTGAGCCTAAGAGAGCTGTGGCTAGAGAG GAATCTGGAAAACCTGGTGCTCATGTTACTGTGAAAAAACTATTTGTTGGTGGTATTAAAGAGGACACTGAAGAGCACCACCTTCGTGACTACTTTGAGGAGTATGGAAAAATCGACACTATTGAAATTATTACTGACAGACAGTCTGGTAAAAAGAGAGGGTTTGGATTTGTTACATTTGATGACCATGATCCTGTGGATAAAATTGTAT TGCAGAAGTACCATACCATCAATGGACATAACGCAGAAGTAAGGAAAGCTCTCTCTAGACAGGAAATGCAGGAGGTTCAAAATTCTAGGAGTGGGAGAGGAG GGAACTTTGGCTTTGGTGATGCTCGTGGAGGTGGTGGCAACTTCGGTCCAGGACCTGGCAGCAATTTCAGAGGGGGAGCCGGTAAGACAG ATGGATATGGAAGCGGCCGTGGATTTGGTGATGGATATAATGGATATGGCGGAGGACCTGGAG GTGGCAACTTTGGTGGCAGTCCTGGTtatggaggaggaagaggaggctaTGGTGGAGGAGGACCTGGTTATGGCAACCAGGGTGGGGGCTATGGAGGTGGTTATGACAACTATGGAGGAG GCAATTATGGAAGCGGAAACTACAATGATTTTGGCAACTACAACCAACAACCTTCAAATTACGGTCCGATGAAGAGTGGAAATTTTGGTGGCAGCAGGAACATGGGGGGACCATATGGTGGAG GAAACTATGGTCCCGGGGGCAGTGGAGGAAGTGGTGGCTATGGAGGGAGGAGCCGTTACTGA
- the HNRNPA2B1 gene encoding heterogeneous nuclear ribonucleoproteins A2/B1 isoform X1, whose translation MSLRRGRFWKWRLGAGAQPGEAAEAAVTAHGGQRVLEPLAMAVSCAAAEVSDERGESELSGLGGRLGLARRGAAEAALRREKEQFRKLFIGGLSFETTEESLRSYYEQWGKLTDCVVMRDPASKRSRGFGFVTFSSMAEVDAAMAARPHTIDGRVVEPKRAVAREESGKPGAHVTVKKLFVGGIKEDTEEHHLRDYFEEYGKIDTIEIITDRQSGKKRGFGFVTFDDHDPVDKIVLQKYHTINGHNAEVRKALSRQEMQEVQNSRSGRGGNFGFGDARGGGGNFGPGPGSNFRGGAGKTDGYGSGRGFGDGYNGYGGGPGGGNFGGSPGYGGGRGGYGGGGPGYGNQGGGYGGGYDNYGGGNYGSGNYNDFGNYNQQPSNYGPMKSGNFGGSRNMGGPYGGGNYGPGGSGGSGGYGGRSRY comes from the exons ATGTCTTTGCGCAGAGGAAGGTTCTGGAAGTGGCGACTGGGGGCTGGCGCGCAGCCGGGCGAGGCGGCGGAAGCCGCGGTTACCGCGCATGGCGGACAGCGCGTTCTTGAGCCCTTGGCCATGGCTGTTAGCTGCGCTGCTGCTGAGGTGTCGGATGAGCGGGGGGAGTCAGAGCTCAGCGGGCTGGGGGGCCGTCTTGGCCTCGCGAGGCGCGGAGCGGCCGAGGCGGCGCTGCGG agggaaaaggagcagtTCCGCAAACTGTTTATTGGCGGCTTAAGCTTTGAAACCACAGAAGAAAGCTTGAGGAGTTACTATGAGCAATGGGGAAAGCTTACAGACTGTGTG GTAATGAGGGATCCTGCAAGCAAAAGATCAagggggtttggttttgtaaCATTCTCTTCCATGGCTGAAGTTGATGCAGCTATGGCTGCAAGACCTCACACGATTGATGGAAGGGTGGTTGAGCCTAAGAGAGCTGTGGCTAGAGAG GAATCTGGAAAACCTGGTGCTCATGTTACTGTGAAAAAACTATTTGTTGGTGGTATTAAAGAGGACACTGAAGAGCACCACCTTCGTGACTACTTTGAGGAGTATGGAAAAATCGACACTATTGAAATTATTACTGACAGACAGTCTGGTAAAAAGAGAGGGTTTGGATTTGTTACATTTGATGACCATGATCCTGTGGATAAAATTGTAT TGCAGAAGTACCATACCATCAATGGACATAACGCAGAAGTAAGGAAAGCTCTCTCTAGACAGGAAATGCAGGAGGTTCAAAATTCTAGGAGTGGGAGAGGAG GGAACTTTGGCTTTGGTGATGCTCGTGGAGGTGGTGGCAACTTCGGTCCAGGACCTGGCAGCAATTTCAGAGGGGGAGCCGGTAAGACAG ATGGATATGGAAGCGGCCGTGGATTTGGTGATGGATATAATGGATATGGCGGAGGACCTGGAG GTGGCAACTTTGGTGGCAGTCCTGGTtatggaggaggaagaggaggctaTGGTGGAGGAGGACCTGGTTATGGCAACCAGGGTGGGGGCTATGGAGGTGGTTATGACAACTATGGAGGAG GCAATTATGGAAGCGGAAACTACAATGATTTTGGCAACTACAACCAACAACCTTCAAATTACGGTCCGATGAAGAGTGGAAATTTTGGTGGCAGCAGGAACATGGGGGGACCATATGGTGGAG GAAACTATGGTCCCGGGGGCAGTGGAGGAAGTGGTGGCTATGGAGGGAGGAGCCGTTACTGA